From one Saprospiraceae bacterium genomic stretch:
- a CDS encoding alkaline phosphatase family protein, which translates to MYKSWSQIKLLFLLFTVFSSQTKAQKAGTTAPNVIIIATDGLRWQELYLGLDQDIVAATGDTSQFFEQFNASDEFQSREKLFPFVWGTLSKHGRFFGNRKLDNKVDTRNFHRFSYPGYSEFLCGTFDPFVNSNKKILNRNVSILEDLNTMYNYRGRVAAFSSWEVFPYILNEPRSGILVNAGWEACPQGIVSKKMEKLNYANQLAPAWKGETRFDDLTWQMALEYTRNNHPKALFISLDDTDHYGHKGDYGSYITAIHEFDQYLQDIWTLMQTDPFYKDNTYLIVTTDHGRGSTLGTWAKHGFLPSRSGETWFLEVGPEIKPIGEVSEPIQLWQADIANRIALNCNIKFTPHKSDRMPVIEAIEVLASKKP; encoded by the coding sequence ATGTATAAGTCATGGTCTCAAATCAAACTACTTTTTTTACTTTTTACTGTATTCTCAAGTCAAACTAAAGCCCAAAAGGCTGGTACTACCGCACCAAATGTTATTATTATTGCTACCGATGGCCTTCGCTGGCAGGAATTATATCTAGGATTAGATCAGGATATAGTAGCTGCTACCGGAGATACCAGCCAGTTTTTTGAGCAGTTCAATGCAAGCGATGAATTTCAATCGCGTGAAAAATTGTTTCCTTTTGTATGGGGCACTTTGTCCAAACATGGAAGATTCTTTGGGAACAGAAAATTGGACAATAAGGTCGATACAAGAAATTTTCACCGCTTTTCCTACCCTGGGTATAGCGAATTTCTCTGTGGCACCTTCGATCCTTTTGTCAATTCAAACAAAAAAATCCTGAATAGAAATGTATCTATACTGGAAGATCTTAATACTATGTACAACTATCGTGGTCGGGTAGCTGCATTTTCATCCTGGGAAGTTTTTCCCTACATTTTAAATGAACCCAGGTCAGGGATCCTTGTCAATGCCGGATGGGAAGCGTGTCCTCAAGGTATTGTTTCGAAAAAAATGGAAAAATTGAATTATGCCAATCAACTTGCTCCTGCCTGGAAAGGTGAGACCCGCTTTGATGATCTGACCTGGCAGATGGCTCTTGAATACACCAGGAATAATCATCCAAAAGCCTTATTTATATCACTGGACGATACGGATCACTATGGTCATAAAGGCGATTATGGATCTTATATTACTGCAATTCATGAATTTGACCAGTATTTGCAGGATATTTGGACTTTGATGCAAACTGATCCATTTTATAAAGACAATACCTATCTGATAGTTACGACTGACCATGGCCGGGGATCTACTCTTGGCACATGGGCTAAGCATGGATTTTTGCCCTCCCGATCCGGGGAAACCTGGTTTTTAGAAGTAGGTCCGGAGATCAAACCAATCGGGGAAGTATCTGAGCCTATACAACTTTGGCAAGCTGACATAGCCAATCGAATCGCCTTAAACTGTAATATTAAGTTTACGCCACATAAATCTGATAGAATGCCAGTGATAGAAGCAATCGAAGTATTAGCGAGTAAAAAGCCTTAA
- a CDS encoding HD domain-containing protein, whose product MQTRIDHLFLLLNSKGNEAYHSEPVSQLEHALQSAYYAKYHTDKPNIILAALLHDIGHLIEDETEDLLGHYDHDRIGAAYLRDLGFGPDITRLVENHVRAKRYLVTTDFDYKNKLSAASKLTLIQQGGPMRVDEVESFESDPDFDDIILIRICDELAKTPGLPVPLLESYSPMIKQYLMDVNKIEN is encoded by the coding sequence ATGCAAACGAGGATAGACCATCTTTTTTTACTGTTAAACTCGAAGGGTAATGAGGCATATCATTCTGAACCGGTCTCTCAGTTAGAACATGCACTACAATCAGCTTATTACGCAAAATATCATACGGATAAGCCAAACATTATTTTAGCCGCACTTTTGCATGATATCGGGCATTTGATAGAAGATGAAACTGAGGATCTCCTGGGGCATTATGACCATGATCGTATCGGTGCAGCCTACCTAAGAGATCTTGGGTTTGGTCCCGACATTACCCGACTGGTTGAAAACCATGTGCGAGCCAAAAGATACCTGGTGACTACCGATTTTGACTATAAAAACAAACTTTCTGCAGCCAGCAAATTGACTTTGATACAACAGGGTGGTCCCATGAGAGTAGACGAAGTTGAGTCCTTTGAATCCGATCCTGATTTTGATGATATCATATTGATCCGCATTTGTGATGAGTTGGCAAAGACACCCGGTCTTCCCGTGCCTCTATTAGAATCTTATAGTCCCATGATAAAACAGTATCTCATGGATGTCAATAAAATAGAAAACTAA